A stretch of the Brassica napus cultivar Da-Ae unplaced genomic scaffold, Da-Ae ScsIHWf_550;HRSCAF=826, whole genome shotgun sequence genome encodes the following:
- the LOC111216075 gene encoding putative F-box/LRR-repeat protein At3g18150 gives MYQMKMADDKIIEGDVDLISTLPDVILQNILCFIPTKLAITTSLLSRRWRHVWCEIPSISLDVDTLTAASVNETLTRYKATKTKSFHLIITTMMGNIPHIDSWIEGAMSRDVENLSLDFLHHYYKYKLPDFFYYTYSFKQLDITLSYDRHTIFSLEYTVSWTSLQKLSLTNCSLFDEFLAKILSGCPVLKYLRLYECGELKILDLSKFLRLRILEVIRHLPVQGPRKILAPHIHCLKLHDSQLSCTLVDVASLTEANLESCNCDITKNSLYREFNGDFLQGMVLKMLEKLKNAEKLTLGRNFTQILSLAEIHGVPFPMFKVKALTLDTEICQYIIPGIERLLQNSPDLEKLTVVEGRVRFYMLVEFLDKYLKSQGFNVNKCWRSKDGASWNKYRKDLKSEHVASLVELVLKNTEKLDKMVVLLDEHFLNFKIEDVVVPTLPHNNNVTIVLSSTNKPMT, from the exons ATGTACCAGATGAAGATGGCCGACGACAAGATAATCGAAGGAGATGTAGACTTGATCAGCACTTTACCAGATGTGATCCTCCAAAACATACTATGCTTTATTCCAACCAAACTAGCCATAACTACTTCCCTCTTGTCTAGACGATGGAGGCATGTATGGTGTGAGATACCTTCTATCTCCTTAGATGTGGATACACTGACGGCAGCATCGGTAAACGAAACCCTAACTCGCTACAAAGCTACCAAGACAAAGAGTTTTCACCTCATTATAACCACCATGATGGGGAACATTCCCCACATTGATAGTTGGATCGAGGGCGCCATGTCACGCGACGTTGAGAATTTATCCCTGGATTTTCTTCatcattattataaatataagctTCCTGATTTCTTCTACTACACTTATTCTTTCAAGCAACTTGACATTACGTTAAGCTATGATCGACATACGATTTTTTCTCTCGAGTACACTGTATCTTGGACATCCTTGCAGAAATTATCCTTGACTAATTGTAGTCTCTTTGATGAATTCTTAGCTAAGATTCTATCCGGTTGTCCGGTTCTCAAATACTTAAGATTGTATGAATGCGGTGAACTAAAGATTCTTGATCTCAGCAAATTTCTACGTCTGAGAATATTAGAAGTAATACGTCACTTGCCGGTTCAGGGGCCAAGGAAGATTTTGGCACCACACATCCATTGTCTAAAATTGCATGACTCTCAGTTATCATGTACTTTGGTTGATGTCGCTTCTTTGACCGAAGCTAATCTGGAGTCATGCAATTGTGACATCACAAAAAACTCATTGTACCGTGAATTTAATGGTGATTTTCTCCAAGGCATGGTGCTAAAGATGCTAGAAAAGTTAAAGAACGCAGAGAAGCTTACGCTTGGGAGAAACTTTACTCAG ATTTTGTCTCTTGCTGAGATTCATGGTGTTCCTTTCCCGATGTTCAAGGTCAAAGCATTGACTCTTGATACAGAGATCTGTCAATATATTATTCCTGGCATAGAAAGACTGTTACAAAACTCACCTGATTTAGAAAAGTTAACCGTAGTAGAAGGAAGGGTTCGCTTCTACATGCTG GTGGAGTTTCTTGACAAGTACTTGAAATCACAAGGCTTTAACGTGAACAAATGCTGGAGATCAAAAGATGGAGCCTCTTGGAACAAGTACCGTAAGGATTTGAAATCTGAGCATGTGGCTTCATTAGTGGAACTTGTGCTTAAGAACACCGAGAAACTAGACAAGATGGTTGTATTGTTGGATGAACATTTCCTTAACTTCAAAATTGAAGACGTGGTGGTTCCAACACTTCCTCACAACAACAATGTCACCATTGTGCTCTCTTCCACCAACAAACCGATGACATGA
- the LOC125604439 gene encoding uncharacterized protein LOC125604439: MQSENQSPDPNQDNYQQADPTKIIWKALQDLKLGADKERWIVHEDAQKKFAKDHRLCLVAKGLNPFHQNPAGIKVALPRIWQLVGKVERQINDDGTVNFYYQKEHHLHNVLEKQRYTYRGWIVALDRWSNRNHPSFLREIPFKVRIYNLPDMYRRHGMVESIGSKLGYVDEVSIIEPSTTKEAEVWVKILFDEDDVITLARTVELLKDQPPVELEFRYLGLQKFCMLCGSLKHGYEACDVSPQLQQRQYELMDIGSNPYVTAQQRSAAIEEYITSREAGQSSGTAVSEYINLNQSHDNSVQTDQLNNTEEQERTVGTVTLVQEVLPTPRGTSFQEMQQSHLEQPPPQHMEILPTPPEQGTKRKTPDDPHSQHTSSSAKRQETEHPDYGLMVHLKPSQAP; encoded by the coding sequence ATGCAATCTGAAAATCAATCTCCTGATCCCAATCAGGACAACTACCAGCAAGCAGATCCTACAAAAATCATAtggaaagctctacaggatctCAAGCTTGGAGCAGACAAAGAGAGGTGGATCGTTCATGAGGATGCTCAGAAGAAGTTTGCAAAAGACCATCGCCTCTGTCTGGTAGCTAAAGGTCTTAATCCTTTCCATCAGAATCCAGCGGGGATAAAGGTAGCTCTGCCGAGGATTTGGCAACTTGTTGGGAAGGTGGAGAGACAAATCAATGATGATGGAACCGTTAACTTCTACTATCAAAAGGAGCATCATCTCCACAACGTATTAGAAAAGCAACGTTACACCTACCGAGGGTGGATCGTCGCTCTGGATCGTTGGTCGAATAGAAATCACCCGAGCTTCTTGAGGGAGATCCCTTTCAAAGTAAGAATCTATAATCTTCCTGATATGTATCGTCGCCATGGAATGGTGGAAAGTATTGGATCAAAACTGGGATATGTTGATGAAGTCTCTATCATAGAACCCTCTACTACAAAGGAAGCTGAAGTCTGGGTTAAAATCCTTtttgatgaagatgatgttATTACTCTTGCAAGAACAGTGGAACTTCTGAAGGATCAGCCACCAGTTGAACTTGAATTTCGCTACTTAGGCCTTCAAAAGTTCTGTATGCTCTGTGGAAGTCTAAAGCATGGATATGAAGCTTGTGATGTTTCTCCTCAACTGCAACAAAGGCAATATGAGCTAATGGACATTGGCTCTAATCCTTATGTAACTGCTCAACAAAGAAGTGCGGCAATTGAGGAGTATATTACTTCAAGGGAGGCGGGTCAGTCATCTGGTACTGCTGTAAGTGAGTACATCAATCTGAACCAGAGTCATGATAATAGCGTCCAGACAGATCAGCTCAACAATACAGAAGAACAGGAGCGGACTGTAGGTACGGTTACCCTTGTGCAAGAAGTGTTGCCTACGCCTAGAGGAACAAGTTTCCAGGAAATGCAGCAAAGCCACTTGGAGCAACCCCCGCCTCAACATATGGAGATATTACCTACCCCACCTGAGCAAGGTACAAAGAGGAAGACTCCAGATGATCCTCATTCTCAACATACTTCATCATCAGCGAAAAGACAAGAGACTGAACATCCTGATTATGGTTTGATGGTTCACCTTAAACCATCACAGGCGCCATGA